A single region of the Aptenodytes patagonicus chromosome 7, bAptPat1.pri.cur, whole genome shotgun sequence genome encodes:
- the VIPAS39 gene encoding spermatogenesis-defective protein 39 homolog, with protein MSRARADEEEYWHSSKFRAFTFDDEDDELSQLKESKRAVNSLRDIVDDDDDDLERVSWSGEPVGSISWSIKETASSSTSLLEGRDSSLQKGSSSYAAFPKQVSSYSLSSLFKGRNKLPSFQCLSDALSDTGVKNYAPELRRPKAEYKDYSSDWSPKDTVRRMQRGKVCSLERFRSLQDKLVLLDEAVAGHDGNVITAVLIFLKRTLRREILFRELEVRQVALCHLIHFLKETGEQKLLLDLLRFLDRTEEVALSQYREHLNIQDVEKRREFLKGCIGLPFSAEDTSHIQDHYTLLERQIIIEANDRHLETAGQSEIFRKYPRKASILNMPLVTTLFYSCFYHYTEAEGTFSSPTNLKKTFKIPDKQYVLTALAARAKLRAWDDVDALFTTKNWLGYTKKKAPIGFHRVVEILQRNNAPVQVLQEYVRLVEDVETQLNLATKYKCHDVVIETYRDLKDRIQLTAYKCKVERGSAEEEKINSILNNVQIRWKN; from the exons ATGAGCAGGGCGAGGGCGGACGAGGAGGAGTACTGGCACAGCTCCAAGTTCCGGGCCTTCACCTTCGACGACGAGGATGACGAGCTGTCACAG CTAAAGGAATCCAAACGGGCAGTGAATAGCCTTCGGGACATTgtcgatgatgatgatgacgaccTTGAGAGGGTCAGCTGGAGCGGAGAACCTGTGGGAA GTATCTCCTGGTCAATCAAAGAGACAGCCTCCAGCAGCACTAGCTTGCTGGAGGGCCGAGACTCCAGCCTACAGAAGGGCTCTTCCTCCTATGCTGCTTTTCCCAAACAAGTTTCCTCCTACTCCCTAAGCAGCCTATTCAAAG GACGAAACAAACTTCCAAGTTTCCAGTGCCTTTCAGATG CCCTCTCTGACACAGGAGTTAAAAACTACGCCCCAGAGCTGCGCAGACCGAAAGCTGAGTACAAG GATTACAGCAGTGATTGGAGCCCCAAAGATACAGTCAGGCGAATGCAGAGGGGCAAG GTCTGCTCTCTAGAGAGATTTCGCTCCCTGCAGGACAAGCTGGTGCTCTTGGATGAAGCTGTGGCAGGGCATGATGGGAATGTCATTACAGCT GTCCTGATATTCCTGAAACGGACGCTGAGGAGAG AGATCTTGTTTCGGGAGCTGGAGGTGCGGCAGGTGGCCTTGTGTCATCTGATCCATTTCCTCAAAGAGACGGGTGAGCAGAAGTTGCTTCTGGATCTGCTCAG GTTCCTAGACAGGACTGAGGAAGTTGCT ctgTCCCAGTACCGGGAGCATTTGAACATCCAGGATGTAGAAAAAAGGAGGGAATTTCTGAAAGGCTGCATTGG GCTGCCATTTTCAGCTGAGGATACCTCCCACATCCAAGACCATTATACCCTGTTGGAGCGACAGATCATCATTGAG GCCAATGATCGGCACTTGGAGACAGCTGGGCAGTCAGAGATATTTCGGAAATATCCTCGCAAGGCTTCAATTCTCAACATGCCACTAGTGACCACCCTCTTCTATTCCTGTTTCTACCACTACACAGAGGCTGAG GGAACGTTCAGCAGCCCGACCAAcctgaagaaaacatttaag ATTCCTGATAAGCAGTATGTGCTGACTGCCCTGGCTGCCCGTGCAAAGCTGCGAGCCTGGGATGATGTGGATGCCCTCTTCACCACCAAG AACTGGCTGGGCTACACCAAGAAGAAGGCACCTATTGGCTTCCACCGGGTGGTGGAGATCTTGCAGAGGAACAATGCTCCTGTGCAG GTGCTGCAGGAGTATGTGCGCCTGGTGGAGGATGTGGAGACACAGCTGAACCTCGCCACCAAATACAAGTGCCATGATGTTGTCATTGAG ACGTACAGGGATCTAAAGGATCGCATCCAGCTGACAGCATATAAATGCAAGGTGGAGCGAGGCTCTGCAGAAGAAGAGAAGATAAACAGCATTCTCAACAACGTG CAAATCCGATGGAAGAACTGA
- the AHSA1 gene encoding activator of 90 kDa heat shock protein ATPase homolog 1, giving the protein MAKWGEGDPRWIVEQRADATNVNNWHWTERDASNWSTERLKTLLLPVRVESEEGACEVTEVSKLDGEASINNRKGKLIFFYEWAIKLAWTGTSKTGVKYKGYVEIPNLSDENDIDEVEIHVSLAKDEPDTNLKTLMKQEGAKKIRDAMKTYISTLKTEFTQGMILPTVNGEHMETTPQVAPKAEDRKTAASSSTATSQSKSIGVKIPTCKISLKDTFLTSPEELYRVFVTQEMVQAFTHAQATLEADKGGKFQLLDGSVTGEFVDLVPEKQLVMKWRFKSWPAGHFATITLNFTDKGGETEVCLEGKGIPASEEERTKQGWQRYYFEGIKQTFGYGARLF; this is encoded by the exons ATGGCCAAGTGGGGGGAGGGAGACCCGCGCTGGATCGTCGAGCAGCGGGCGGACGCCACCAACGTTAACAACTGGCACTG GACGGAGCGGGATGCCTCCAACTGGTCCACAGAGCGGCTGAAAACTCTCCTCCTGCCTGTCAGGGTGGAGAGTGAGGAAGGGGCTTGTGAGGTGACAGAAGTGAGCAAACTGGATGGAGAGGCCTCCATTAACAACCGCAAAGGGAAACTTATCTTCTTCTATGAGTGGGCTATCAAGCTGGCATGGACTG GCACCTCAAAGACAGGAGTGAAATACAAAGGTTACGTGGAGATTCCTAACCTCTCAGATGAAAATGACATCGATGAAGTTGAG ATCCACGTCAGCCTTGCTAAAGATGAGCCTGACACTAACTTGAAGACCCTGATGAAGCAAGAGGGTGCCAAAAAAATTAGAGATGCAATGAAAACATACATCAGCACTCTCAAAACAG AATTCACCCAGGGCATGATTTTGCCCACAGTGAATGGTGAACATATGGAAACAACACCTCAGGTGGCTCCTAAAGCGGAAGACCGCAAG ACGGCTGCTAGCAGCAGTACTGCCACATCGCAATCCAAATCCATAGGAGTCAAGATCCCTACATGTAAGATCAGCTTGAAGGACACCTTCTTAACATCTCCTGAGGAGCTCTACCGGGTATTCGTTACTCAGGAG ATGGTCCAAGCTTTCACCCACGCACAAGCCACCTTGGAGGCTGATAAAGGAGGCAAGTTTCAGTTACTGGATGGCAGTGTCACAGGAGAGTTTGTTGACCTA GTCCCTGAGAAGCAACTTGTTATGAAATGGAGATTTAAATCTTGGCCAGCTG GGCACTTTGCAACAATTACCTTGAACTTCACTGACAAAGGTGGCGAGACGGAGGTGTGCTTGGAAGGCAAGGGCATTCCTGCCAGTGAGGAGGAAAGAACAAAGCAAGGCTGGCAGCGCTACTACTTCGAGGGCATTAAACAGACATTTGGCTATGGCGCCCGCTTGTTTTAA
- the ISM2 gene encoding isthmin-2 isoform X2, whose amino-acid sequence MPLIRGKVVLILGFVFLTTFLAAVRGLPVRKQRSNSPKERSSKLAEVSASSDPHSAGDEELPPSGKARGLRRSGQAGPRRHRRRGMAQQAARSLAVPQPSGAGREESLPFMLDLQSLPGLANVDLSAQNPNIQVTIEVVDDPQAEMEMDLLKETSNDWSLTSSEWLSHKDLFWPLFWEYTDPSEEDEEEEEEEDDNLDVGDREEEEEEEEEDYTAEYEEEESMLSGVGGDWDQRWPGQKNWIFKEKYNYDYEDEEEWSPWSPCSITCGSGNQKRTRSCGYACTATESRTCDLPRCPEGEMVFPTEEMPFKSDNTTELFNSEVDSCEKWLNCKSDFLTKYLSKVLTDLPSCPCSYPLEAVYSAVNLRDERQGKSFRWRDASGPKERLDIYKPTARFCLRSMLSLDSTTLAAQHCCYDEHTRLITRGKGAGVPNLISTEFSPELHYKVDMLPWILCKGDWSRYHAVRPPNNGRRCADNPAEEEYLSQLQEAKEY is encoded by the exons gTCTCTGCCTCGTCTGACCCCCATTCGGCAGGGGACGAGGAGCTGCCGCCATCGGGCAAGGCACGGGGGCTGAGGCGGAGCGGGCAGGCTGGCCCACGGCGGCACAGGCGCCGTGGGATGGCTCAGCAGGCTGCCAGGAGCCTGGCGGTGCCCCAGCCCAGTGGCGCTGGCCGGGAGGAGAGCCTGCCCTTCATGCTGGACCTGCAGAGCTTGCCAGGGCTGGCCAACGTGGACCTGAGCGCCCAGAACCCCAACATCCAG GTGACCATCGAAGTGGTGGATGATCCTCAGGCCGAGATGGAGATGGACTTGTTGAAGGAGACAAGCAATGACTGGTCCCTGACATCCTCTGAGTGGTTGTCCCACAAGGACCTCTTCTGGCCCCTCTTCTGGGAATACACCGACCCCTctgaggaggacgaggaggaggaggaggaagaggatgacaaCCTGGAtgtgggggacagggaggaggaagaggaagaagaggaggaagattacACAGCagagtatgaggaggaggagtctATGCTTAGTGGAGTGGGAGGTGACTGGGACCAGCGGTGGCCTGGGCAGAAGAACTGgatctttaaggaaaaatataattatg ActatgaagatgaggaggagtgGAGCCCATGGTCCCCTTGCAGCATCACCTGTGGCAGCGGCAACCAGAAGAGGACCCGGTCCTGTGGCTACGCCTGCACAGCGACAGAGTCAAGGACCTGCGACCTGCCACGCTGCCCTG AGGGGGAAATGGTCTTCCCCACAGAGGAGATGCCTTTCAAAAGCGACAACACCACAGAGCTGTTCAACTCAG AGGTGGACAGCTGTGAGAAGTGGCTGAACTGCAAGAGCGACTTCCTCACCAAGTACCTGAGCAAGGTGCTGACGGACCTGCCCAGCTGCCCCTGCTCCTACCCGCTGGAGGCCGTCTACAGTGCCGTCAACCTGCGGGATGAGCGGCAGGGCAAGAGCTTCCGATGGCGGGACGCCAGTGGCCCCAAGGAGCGCCTGGACATCTACAAGCCCACGGCGCGCTTCTGCCTGCGCTCCATGCTCTCCCTCGACAGCACTACCCTGgctgcccagcactgctgctaTGACGAGCACACCCGCCTCATCACCCGTGGCAAGGGGGCTGGCGTCCCCAACCTCATCAGCACTGAGTTCTCTCCAGAGCTGCACTACAAGGTGGACATGCTGCCCTGGATCCTCTGCAAGGGCGACTGGAGCCGCTACCATGCCGTCCGGCCCCCCAACAATGGGCGACGGTGTGCTGACAACCCTGCTGAGGAGGAGTacctctcccagctgcaggaggctaaGGAGTACTAG
- the ISM2 gene encoding isthmin-2 isoform X1 has product MPLIRGKVVLILGFVFLTTFLAAVRGLPVRKQRSNSPKERSSKLAEVSASSDPHSAGDEELPPSGKARGLRRSGQAGPRRHRRRGMAQQAARSLAVPQPSGAGREESLPFMLDLQSLPGLANVDLSAQNPNIQVTIEVVDDPQAEMEMDLLKETSNDWSLTSSEWLSHKDLFWPLFWEYTDPSEEDEEEEEEEDDNLDVGDREEEEEEEEEDYTAEYEEEESMLSGVGGDWDQRWPGQKNWIFKEKYNYDYEDEEEWSPWSPCSITCGSGNQKRTRSCGYACTATESRTCDLPRCPGAEGEMVFPTEEMPFKSDNTTELFNSEVDSCEKWLNCKSDFLTKYLSKVLTDLPSCPCSYPLEAVYSAVNLRDERQGKSFRWRDASGPKERLDIYKPTARFCLRSMLSLDSTTLAAQHCCYDEHTRLITRGKGAGVPNLISTEFSPELHYKVDMLPWILCKGDWSRYHAVRPPNNGRRCADNPAEEEYLSQLQEAKEY; this is encoded by the exons gTCTCTGCCTCGTCTGACCCCCATTCGGCAGGGGACGAGGAGCTGCCGCCATCGGGCAAGGCACGGGGGCTGAGGCGGAGCGGGCAGGCTGGCCCACGGCGGCACAGGCGCCGTGGGATGGCTCAGCAGGCTGCCAGGAGCCTGGCGGTGCCCCAGCCCAGTGGCGCTGGCCGGGAGGAGAGCCTGCCCTTCATGCTGGACCTGCAGAGCTTGCCAGGGCTGGCCAACGTGGACCTGAGCGCCCAGAACCCCAACATCCAG GTGACCATCGAAGTGGTGGATGATCCTCAGGCCGAGATGGAGATGGACTTGTTGAAGGAGACAAGCAATGACTGGTCCCTGACATCCTCTGAGTGGTTGTCCCACAAGGACCTCTTCTGGCCCCTCTTCTGGGAATACACCGACCCCTctgaggaggacgaggaggaggaggaggaagaggatgacaaCCTGGAtgtgggggacagggaggaggaagaggaagaagaggaggaagattacACAGCagagtatgaggaggaggagtctATGCTTAGTGGAGTGGGAGGTGACTGGGACCAGCGGTGGCCTGGGCAGAAGAACTGgatctttaaggaaaaatataattatg ActatgaagatgaggaggagtgGAGCCCATGGTCCCCTTGCAGCATCACCTGTGGCAGCGGCAACCAGAAGAGGACCCGGTCCTGTGGCTACGCCTGCACAGCGACAGAGTCAAGGACCTGCGACCTGCCACGCTGCCCTG GAGCAGAGGGGGAAATGGTCTTCCCCACAGAGGAGATGCCTTTCAAAAGCGACAACACCACAGAGCTGTTCAACTCAG AGGTGGACAGCTGTGAGAAGTGGCTGAACTGCAAGAGCGACTTCCTCACCAAGTACCTGAGCAAGGTGCTGACGGACCTGCCCAGCTGCCCCTGCTCCTACCCGCTGGAGGCCGTCTACAGTGCCGTCAACCTGCGGGATGAGCGGCAGGGCAAGAGCTTCCGATGGCGGGACGCCAGTGGCCCCAAGGAGCGCCTGGACATCTACAAGCCCACGGCGCGCTTCTGCCTGCGCTCCATGCTCTCCCTCGACAGCACTACCCTGgctgcccagcactgctgctaTGACGAGCACACCCGCCTCATCACCCGTGGCAAGGGGGCTGGCGTCCCCAACCTCATCAGCACTGAGTTCTCTCCAGAGCTGCACTACAAGGTGGACATGCTGCCCTGGATCCTCTGCAAGGGCGACTGGAGCCGCTACCATGCCGTCCGGCCCCCCAACAATGGGCGACGGTGTGCTGACAACCCTGCTGAGGAGGAGTacctctcccagctgcaggaggctaaGGAGTACTAG